In the genome of Notamacropus eugenii isolate mMacEug1 chromosome 5, mMacEug1.pri_v2, whole genome shotgun sequence, one region contains:
- the LOC140508506 gene encoding olfactory receptor 14C36-like: MSNFTIMTEFLLMGFSVARELQILFALLFLLIYLATLMGNLLIVVVTTLDRNLHSPMYFFLRNLAMVDACYISVTVPKASLNSLVNNRTISITGCAAQIFLVLFLAYIEFTLLTVMARDRYVAICHPLHYPMIMSPRVCMQMTLMYLLTGLLYAGFHTGYTFQLPFCQSSVIYQFFCDTPSLLTLSCAETFSNKIFIAASVLAIGVGCFGFITASYIRIFSTVFKFPVKEDQRKAFSTCVPHILVVSLFIISGFYAYVQPPSPSGSIKDLILSVVYSIIPPFLNPIIYSLRNKQIKEAVKIVMKRKLFYRNIA, translated from the coding sequence ATGTCTAACTTTACCATTATGACTGAATTCCTCCTCATGGGATTTTCCGTTGCTCGGGAACTGCAGATTCTATTTGCATTGCTCTTCTTACTCATTTACTTGGCAACTCTGATGGGAAATCTCCTAATTGTTGTAGTCACTACTCTTGACAGGAACCTTCACTCTCCAATGTACTTCTTCCTTAGGAATTTGGCCATGGTCGATGCCTGTTACATATCAGTCACAGTTCCCAAAGCATCTCTGAACTCCCTAGTGAACAATAGGACAATCTCCATTACTGGATGTGCAGCCCAAATATTTCTTGTGCTATTCCTTGCATATATTGAGTTTACTTTGCTTACTGTCATGGCCCGTGATCGCTATGTTGCCATATGTCACCCACTCCATTATCCAATGATCATGAGTCCCCGAGTCTGTATGCAGATGACCTTGATGTACTTGCTCACTGGTCTCCTGTATGCAGGTTTCCATACTGGCTACACATTTCAATTGCCTTTTTGCCAATCCAGTGTGATCTATCAGTTTTTCTGTGACACCCCCTCTTTACTCACACTCTCATGTGCAGAGACTTTCAGCAATAAGATATTCATAGCAGCCTCTGTTCTGGCAATTGGGGTTGGTTGCTTTGGCTTCATCACTGCGTCTTACATTCGTATATTCTCTACCGTGTTCAAGTTTCCAGTAAAAGAAGACCAAAGAAAAGCTTTCTCTACCTGTGTCCCCCACATCCTGGTTGTGtctctgtttattatttctgGCTTTTATGCGTACGTACAACCACCTTCACCTTCTGGATCCATTAAAGATTTAATCCTTTCAGTGGTCTACTCTATAATACCTCCTTTCCTGAACCCCATCATATATAGTCTGCGAAACAAGCAGATAAAGGAGGCTGTGAAAATAGTcatgaaaagaaaacttttttacaGGAATATAGCATAA